The Streptomyces sp. NBC_01244 genome contains a region encoding:
- a CDS encoding helix-turn-helix domain-containing protein, translating into MNDPTAQATALRQLLDLLAQGAPVEHFARPGAQARSAGAGSAEQALVEEATRVALDIRRTLDQHRRREAELTALFDTAGDLAALRDLDAVLRAIVRRARTLLGTDCAYLTLNDPVVGDTFMRVTDGSVSAAFQQLRLGMGEGLGGLVAQTARPYASADYRTDDRFRHTSTIDAGVREEGLRGILGVPLRVASRVIGVLYAADRSVRAFTPDAVALLSSLADHAAVAIDGARLLEETRTALVELNAATETARAHSEAARLATETHDRLTDLVLRGGDVTDVAREVAALLRGGLVVHDADGAELARVATEPIGAPAQGVAASRSGGRAVPVDGVWVCAVLAGPELLGSIALTGRAELSDSDRRLFERTGLVTALLLLLRRSVAHAEDRVRGELLSDLLTPRSPGHTPDTGSRTIRARKLGVDLARPHSLLVLHCDAALRPRLSAEAARRARALDGLAGLHEGHVVLLAPAERPGDLARSLAVELGQAVGTPVTVGSAGPAGDPGGLPGVYAEAVRCLRALHALGHTGHGAALPDLGFVGLLLGDHGDVGGYVDRVLGPVIDYDAQRGTELVRTLQAYYVHGASLSKAKDALHIHVNTVVQRLDRIRRLLGEDWNTPARALELQLALRLHLLAGSGPPRS; encoded by the coding sequence GTGAACGATCCCACCGCGCAGGCGACCGCGTTGCGGCAGCTCCTGGACCTGCTCGCCCAGGGCGCGCCCGTCGAGCACTTCGCGCGGCCCGGCGCGCAGGCCCGTAGCGCCGGTGCCGGCTCCGCCGAGCAGGCCCTCGTGGAGGAGGCGACCCGGGTGGCTCTCGACATCCGGCGCACGCTCGACCAGCACCGCAGGCGCGAGGCGGAGCTCACCGCCCTCTTCGACACGGCCGGCGACCTCGCGGCGCTGCGCGATCTCGACGCGGTGCTACGGGCCATCGTGCGGCGGGCCCGGACCCTGCTCGGTACGGACTGCGCCTACCTCACGCTCAACGACCCCGTCGTGGGCGATACGTTCATGCGGGTCACCGACGGCTCCGTCTCCGCCGCCTTCCAGCAGTTGCGCCTCGGCATGGGCGAGGGCCTCGGCGGGCTGGTCGCGCAGACGGCCCGGCCGTACGCCAGCGCCGACTATCGCACCGACGACCGCTTCCGGCACACCAGCACCATCGACGCCGGGGTGCGCGAGGAGGGGCTGCGGGGCATCCTCGGCGTGCCGCTGCGCGTCGCCTCGCGGGTCATCGGGGTGCTCTACGCCGCCGACCGGTCGGTGCGCGCGTTCACTCCCGACGCCGTCGCGCTGCTCTCCTCCCTGGCCGACCACGCGGCCGTCGCCATCGACGGGGCGCGGCTGCTGGAGGAAACCCGTACGGCACTGGTCGAGCTGAACGCCGCCACCGAGACCGCCCGGGCCCACAGCGAAGCGGCGCGGCTGGCCACCGAGACCCACGACCGGCTCACCGATCTGGTCCTGCGCGGCGGCGACGTCACCGATGTGGCCCGAGAGGTGGCCGCCCTGCTGCGGGGCGGGCTCGTGGTGCACGATGCCGACGGCGCCGAGCTGGCCCGGGTCGCCACGGAGCCGATCGGCGCGCCCGCCCAGGGGGTGGCGGCCTCCCGATCCGGCGGCCGGGCCGTGCCGGTCGACGGTGTCTGGGTCTGCGCGGTCCTGGCCGGGCCCGAACTCCTGGGCAGCATCGCCCTGACGGGCCGGGCCGAGCTGTCGGACAGCGACCGGCGGCTGTTCGAACGCACCGGCCTGGTCACCGCGCTCCTCCTGTTGCTGCGCCGCTCCGTGGCCCACGCCGAGGACCGGGTGCGCGGTGAACTCCTCAGCGACCTGCTGACCCCACGGAGCCCGGGGCATACCCCCGACACCGGCAGCCGGACGATCCGGGCCCGCAAGCTCGGCGTCGACCTCGCCCGCCCGCACTCCCTCCTGGTGCTGCACTGCGACGCGGCGCTGCGGCCCCGGCTCTCCGCGGAGGCGGCCCGCCGTGCCCGCGCCCTCGACGGCCTGGCCGGGCTGCACGAGGGCCACGTCGTACTGCTCGCCCCGGCCGAGCGGCCCGGGGACCTCGCGCGGTCCCTGGCGGTGGAGCTGGGGCAGGCGGTGGGCACGCCCGTCACCGTGGGCTCCGCCGGGCCGGCCGGCGACCCTGGCGGGCTGCCGGGCGTGTACGCCGAGGCCGTGCGCTGCCTGCGGGCCCTGCACGCGCTGGGCCACACCGGCCACGGGGCCGCCCTGCCGGACCTGGGCTTCGTCGGCCTGCTGCTCGGGGACCACGGTGACGTCGGCGGGTACGTCGACCGGGTACTCGGCCCCGTCATCGACTACGACGCCCAGCGGGGCACCGAGCTGGTCCGCACCCTCCAGGCCTACTACGTCCACGGGGCGAGCCTCTCCAAGGCCAAGGACGCGCTGCACATCCACGTGAACACCGTCGTGCAGCGCCTCGACCGGATCCGCCGGCTCCTGGGCGAGGACTGGAACACCCCCGCCCGCGCCCTGGAGCTCCAACTCGCCCTGCGCCTGCATCTCCTGGCCGGCTCCGGCCCGCCGCGGTCCTGA
- a CDS encoding GNAT family N-acetyltransferase, protein MTPYKMMSFHLETERLILRPWAESDAAAFCDLLAERGKGTHEVEDIRTSIAELLAATAQTGIALLPIQRRDEGDFIGYCGLIIGRSTLEEPEIAYELFQSAHGRGYATEAAGAVVDAAIATGRKRLWSTVGPWNTPSLRVLEKIGFERHRVATDDRGEHVWLTRELP, encoded by the coding sequence ATGACTCCGTACAAGATGATGTCGTTCCACCTCGAGACCGAGCGGCTGATACTGCGGCCGTGGGCCGAGTCGGACGCCGCCGCGTTCTGCGACCTGCTCGCCGAACGCGGCAAGGGAACCCACGAGGTTGAGGACATCCGAACGTCCATAGCGGAACTGCTCGCGGCGACGGCGCAGACGGGGATCGCCCTGTTGCCCATCCAGCGCCGTGACGAAGGCGATTTCATCGGCTACTGCGGGCTGATCATCGGCCGCTCCACCCTGGAGGAGCCGGAGATCGCGTACGAGCTGTTCCAGAGCGCACACGGGCGCGGCTACGCCACGGAGGCGGCCGGGGCGGTGGTCGATGCCGCCATCGCGACCGGGCGAAAGCGGCTCTGGTCGACCGTCGGCCCGTGGAACACACCCTCGCTCCGTGTCCTCGAGAAGATCGGCTTCGAGCGGCATCGCGTTGCCACGGACGACCGTGGTGAGCATGTATGGCTCACACGCGAGTTGCCGTGA
- a CDS encoding response regulator transcription factor, with the protein MTTHAPAAGPDPRTASPRVVIADDQELVRTGFRMILTARGIDVVGVAADGVEAVSEVRRLRPDVVLLDIRMPRLDGLEAARQILAEAPECRVIMLTTFDLDQYVYAALAAGASGFLLKDVTPEYLANAVRIVDTGDALLSPSITRRLVERCASTSAARGGGGAPASHPDLDALTPREREVLTLMGHGLSNAELAREFTLSEATVKTHVARIFAKLSLRDRAQAVVLAYETGLVTPGTA; encoded by the coding sequence GTGACCACGCACGCCCCGGCCGCCGGGCCGGACCCGAGGACGGCCTCGCCCCGGGTGGTCATCGCCGACGACCAGGAACTCGTCCGCACCGGATTCCGCATGATCCTCACCGCACGGGGGATCGACGTGGTGGGGGTGGCCGCCGACGGGGTGGAGGCCGTATCGGAGGTGCGCCGTCTGCGCCCCGACGTCGTCCTGCTCGACATACGCATGCCCCGGCTGGACGGACTGGAGGCCGCCCGGCAGATCCTCGCCGAAGCCCCGGAATGCCGGGTGATCATGCTGACCACCTTCGACCTCGACCAGTACGTCTATGCCGCACTCGCCGCCGGAGCCAGCGGGTTCCTGCTCAAGGACGTCACCCCCGAGTACCTCGCCAACGCCGTACGGATCGTCGACACCGGCGACGCGCTGCTCTCCCCGTCGATCACCCGCCGACTGGTGGAGCGCTGCGCCTCGACATCGGCCGCGCGCGGCGGCGGCGGGGCCCCGGCATCCCACCCCGACCTGGACGCCCTCACCCCGCGCGAGCGGGAGGTGCTGACCCTCATGGGCCATGGCCTCTCCAATGCCGAACTGGCCCGGGAGTTCACCCTCAGCGAGGCCACCGTGAAGACCCATGTGGCCCGGATCTTCGCCAAGCTGAGCCTGCGCGACCGCGCCCAGGCGGTCGTACTCGCCTACGAGACGGGCCTGGTCACCCCTGGAACGGCCTAG
- a CDS encoding sensor histidine kinase, with protein sequence MTTGWVVAAVVATVGAVSAGFGLTVALLRARAAHRAAIEERGWLLEREREAAARTAVDAERARIAAELHDIVSHNVSLMIVQAGAAREVLATMPVEAAAAMAAVEKAGRTTMTELRHLLGLLAPAQDGNDEPYGEGTAERRHPAAELAPQPSLSRLSPLIDRIAFAGLPVEVRISGEPRPLPAGIDVTAYRIIQEALTNALKHGDGVKAEVTVRYADQALRVEVLNSGPSVLSGERIPAPTGMPAPAASAASAASTASAVSRPKADGAGHGLVGLRERVAVYGGDFDARRRLGGGYRVRARLPLERP encoded by the coding sequence GTGACGACGGGATGGGTGGTCGCCGCCGTGGTGGCCACGGTGGGTGCGGTGTCGGCCGGGTTCGGGCTGACCGTGGCGCTCCTGCGGGCCCGCGCGGCGCACCGGGCGGCGATCGAGGAGCGCGGCTGGCTGCTGGAGCGGGAGAGGGAGGCCGCGGCCCGCACGGCGGTCGACGCGGAGCGGGCCCGGATAGCGGCGGAGCTCCACGACATAGTCAGCCACAACGTCAGCCTGATGATCGTCCAAGCCGGCGCCGCCCGGGAGGTGTTGGCGACGATGCCGGTGGAGGCGGCGGCCGCGATGGCCGCCGTGGAGAAGGCCGGGCGTACGACCATGACCGAACTGCGACACCTGCTGGGCCTGCTGGCGCCCGCCCAGGACGGGAATGACGAACCGTACGGGGAGGGGACCGCCGAAAGGCGTCATCCTGCGGCGGAGTTGGCGCCGCAGCCGAGTCTGAGCCGGCTCAGTCCGCTCATCGACCGGATAGCCTTCGCCGGGCTGCCGGTGGAGGTCCGGATATCCGGCGAACCGCGGCCTCTGCCGGCCGGGATCGACGTCACCGCCTACCGGATCATCCAGGAGGCGCTGACCAACGCACTCAAACACGGGGACGGGGTGAAGGCCGAGGTGACGGTGAGATACGCGGACCAGGCGCTGAGGGTAGAGGTGCTCAACAGCGGACCGAGCGTGCTGTCCGGAGAACGGATACCCGCGCCGACGGGGATGCCCGCCCCGGCCGCGTCCGCCGCGTCCGCCGCCTCCACCGCGTCCGCCGTGTCGCGCCCGAAAGCGGACGGCGCGGGGCACGGGCTGGTCGGCCTGCGGGAGCGGGTCGCCGTGTACGGAGGGGACTTCGACGCACGCCGCCGCCTCGGTGGCGGGTACCGGGTCCGGGCCCGTCTCCCGCTGGAGCGGCCGTGA
- a CDS encoding ABC transporter ATP-binding protein: MTPHHDSAGQVVVRLDRVSKEYGDTLALDALSLEIRRGEAVAVMGPSGCGKSTLLNMVAGLDRPTAGAISVHGQDLGSLTETGLALYRRRDVGMIFQFFNLIDDLPALDNVALAAQLTGTSARQARRRALELLDELGVADRRNNYPTTLSGGERQRVGVARALMNRPALLLADEPTGALDSRSGEQVMDLLIDLNQIGQTLLIVTHDPHLATRCAGRLVEMADGRVARERALDAEKPDSGKLDGQTLDGETLDGESLERSA; the protein is encoded by the coding sequence ATGACACCTCATCACGACAGCGCCGGCCAGGTCGTCGTCCGACTGGACCGCGTATCGAAGGAGTACGGCGACACCCTGGCGCTCGACGCCCTGTCCCTGGAGATCCGCCGGGGCGAGGCCGTCGCAGTGATGGGCCCTTCCGGCTGCGGGAAGTCCACGCTGCTCAACATGGTGGCCGGCCTGGACCGGCCGACCGCCGGCGCGATCAGCGTGCACGGCCAGGACCTCGGCAGCCTGACGGAGACCGGCCTCGCCCTCTACCGCCGCCGCGACGTCGGCATGATCTTCCAGTTCTTCAACCTCATCGACGACCTGCCGGCGCTCGACAACGTCGCGCTGGCCGCCCAGCTCACCGGCACCTCCGCACGCCAGGCCCGCCGCCGCGCCCTGGAGCTCCTCGACGAGCTCGGGGTCGCCGACCGCCGCAACAACTACCCGACGACGCTCAGCGGCGGCGAACGCCAACGCGTCGGTGTGGCCCGCGCCCTGATGAACCGTCCGGCTCTGCTCCTGGCCGACGAACCGACCGGCGCCCTCGACAGCCGCTCCGGCGAGCAGGTGATGGACCTGCTGATCGACCTCAACCAGATAGGCCAGACCCTCCTCATCGTCACCCACGACCCGCACCTGGCGACCCGCTGCGCCGGCCGCCTCGTCGAAATGGCCGACGGCCGCGTCGCCCGCGAACGCGCCCTGGACGCCGAGAAACCGGACAGCGGGAAGCTGGACGGCCAGACGCTGGACGGCGAGACGCTGGACGGCGAATCCCTGGAGCGTTCCGCGTGA
- a CDS encoding ABC transporter permease, whose translation MSAVWRASRAAVKRRRVQTFVIGLVVLCSTTTVLLALGLLSAASGPFDKAYSAQRGAHTVATYDPGKVSDAQLARTADRPGVEAAAGPFHQAVVDVPGDWLWMPAGPLTVVGRADPAGPVDRIEVLMGHWPQAPGEIVVNWAIDGTPYADLLGTKLEVPGRPTLTVVGFATSMSKSAGAWVTPEQASALRPTSAQMLYRFTDPSTGAHLRDSLARATDGLPAGALTAAQTYLTLKKAFSARADAYLPFIALFGVLGLLVSALIVANVVSGAVVSGNRHIGVLKAIGFTPNQVVAVYLTMVSVPAVAGCVLGTLLGNALAAPILQIAFSGIETGTAGVSTVSPWLSVACLAGMPALVLLTALVPALRAHRLPAARAISAGGAPRTGRGLRVQRLLASSRLPRSVSLGLGHPFARPGRAFMTTAAIVLGVTTVTLATGLTSTMVSYAQTGRGPGGTVVYVLVGGHGNNHHEPLLSDPQIEERLRSLGAQEVQARALTQVGLVGYTQPAFGNFYRGSSSPAEAFVEGRPPSGPGEIAAGPAFLTERGLAVGDRVTLEANGRRAAATVVGQLIDSDARALESTWETLGQLAPDSSPVEYTVRLAPGADARAYADAVDSADPGLHAEVVNSAKVNAATTTVIGFSSVFSVMLTLVASLGVFNTVLLNTRDRRRDLGMLKSIGMTPRQVVAMTVTSVTGLGLVGGLLGIPLGIVAHRLVVDNVGIVAFPESMKDVWHAPQLAGMLCAGIAIAVLGALIPARSAARTTIAAALHTE comes from the coding sequence GTGAGCGCCGTGTGGCGGGCCTCCCGCGCCGCCGTGAAGCGCCGCAGGGTCCAGACGTTCGTCATCGGCCTCGTCGTCCTCTGCTCCACCACGACCGTCCTGCTCGCGCTCGGCCTGCTCTCCGCCGCCTCGGGCCCCTTCGACAAGGCGTACTCCGCCCAGCGCGGCGCGCACACCGTGGCCACGTACGACCCGGGGAAGGTCTCCGACGCCCAGCTCGCGCGGACGGCGGACCGCCCCGGTGTGGAGGCCGCCGCGGGGCCGTTTCACCAGGCCGTCGTCGACGTCCCCGGGGACTGGCTCTGGATGCCGGCCGGACCCCTCACCGTGGTGGGCCGTGCCGATCCGGCCGGGCCGGTGGACCGCATCGAAGTCCTGATGGGGCACTGGCCGCAGGCACCCGGTGAGATCGTCGTCAACTGGGCCATCGACGGGACTCCGTACGCCGATCTCCTCGGTACGAAACTGGAGGTACCCGGGCGCCCGACGCTCACCGTCGTCGGTTTCGCGACGAGCATGAGCAAGTCGGCCGGCGCCTGGGTGACACCCGAGCAGGCCTCGGCCCTCCGCCCCACGTCCGCGCAGATGCTGTACCGCTTCACCGACCCGTCCACCGGCGCGCACCTGCGCGACTCGCTCGCCCGGGCCACGGACGGACTTCCCGCGGGCGCGCTGACGGCCGCGCAGACCTACCTCACCCTCAAGAAGGCCTTCTCCGCCCGGGCGGACGCCTATCTGCCCTTCATCGCCCTCTTCGGCGTCCTCGGCCTGCTCGTCTCCGCCCTGATCGTCGCGAACGTGGTCAGCGGCGCCGTCGTTTCCGGCAACCGGCACATCGGCGTCCTCAAGGCCATCGGCTTCACTCCGAACCAGGTCGTCGCCGTCTATCTGACGATGGTCTCGGTCCCCGCCGTGGCCGGTTGCGTTCTGGGCACCCTGCTCGGCAACGCGCTGGCCGCGCCCATCCTGCAGATCGCGTTCTCCGGCATCGAGACGGGGACCGCGGGCGTGAGCACCGTCTCGCCCTGGCTCAGCGTCGCGTGCCTGGCCGGGATGCCGGCCCTGGTCCTGCTGACCGCGCTCGTACCGGCCCTGCGCGCGCACCGGCTGCCGGCCGCGCGGGCGATCAGCGCGGGCGGTGCGCCGCGCACCGGGCGCGGGCTGCGCGTCCAGCGCCTGCTCGCCTCCTCGCGACTGCCGCGCTCCGTCAGCCTCGGCCTCGGCCACCCGTTCGCCCGCCCCGGACGCGCCTTCATGACCACGGCCGCCATCGTCCTCGGTGTCACCACGGTGACCCTGGCGACGGGCCTGACCAGCACGATGGTCTCGTACGCGCAGACCGGTCGCGGCCCCGGCGGAACGGTGGTCTACGTCCTGGTCGGCGGCCACGGCAACAACCACCACGAGCCGCTGCTGAGCGACCCCCAGATCGAGGAGCGGCTGCGGTCCCTCGGTGCGCAGGAGGTACAGGCCCGCGCGCTGACCCAGGTCGGGCTGGTCGGGTACACACAGCCCGCCTTCGGGAACTTCTACCGGGGGAGCTCGTCCCCGGCCGAGGCCTTCGTGGAAGGCCGGCCGCCCAGCGGACCCGGCGAGATCGCGGCGGGCCCCGCCTTCCTCACCGAACGCGGACTGGCGGTCGGCGACCGGGTCACCCTGGAGGCCAACGGGAGGCGGGCGGCCGCGACCGTCGTCGGCCAGCTGATCGACAGCGACGCCCGCGCCCTCGAATCCACCTGGGAGACGCTCGGCCAACTCGCCCCGGACAGCAGCCCGGTCGAGTACACCGTCCGGCTGGCCCCGGGGGCGGACGCCCGCGCGTACGCGGACGCCGTCGACTCGGCCGACCCCGGACTGCACGCCGAGGTGGTGAATTCCGCGAAGGTCAACGCCGCCACCACCACGGTCATCGGCTTCTCCTCGGTGTTCTCGGTCATGCTGACCCTCGTCGCCTCGCTCGGGGTCTTCAACACCGTCCTGCTGAACACCCGCGACCGCCGCCGCGACCTGGGCATGCTCAAGTCGATCGGCATGACCCCGCGTCAGGTGGTGGCGATGACGGTGACCTCGGTGACCGGACTCGGCCTGGTAGGCGGGCTGCTCGGGATCCCCCTCGGGATCGTCGCGCACCGGCTCGTCGTGGACAACGTGGGCATCGTCGCCTTCCCCGAGTCGATGAAGGACGTCTGGCACGCGCCGCAGCTCGCCGGAATGCTGTGCGCGGGCATCGCGATCGCCGTCCTGGGCGCGCTGATCCCGGCCCGCTCGGCGGCCCGGACGACCATCGCCGCGGCCCTGCACACCGAGTAG
- a CDS encoding ABC transporter ATP-binding protein, with protein MVVVHDVRRSFGTGQQAVHALRGVSFEVRRGELTALKGRSGSGKTTLLNLVGGLDTPTGGSVALDGTDLAGLDEDGRLALRRDRIGFVFQSFGLIPALTAAENVGVPMRLRKIPAKQREERARTLLALVGLSEHTEQRPGELSGGQQQRVAVARALANEPDLIIADEPTGQLDSDTGRQIMRLLRAVVRSEGVTALVATHDPALMELADRVVELRDGRIVEASSQDAPAAGELAEAP; from the coding sequence ATGGTGGTGGTGCACGACGTGCGGCGCAGTTTCGGGACGGGTCAGCAGGCGGTGCACGCCCTGCGCGGAGTGTCCTTCGAGGTCCGCCGCGGCGAACTCACCGCGCTCAAGGGGAGGTCCGGTTCCGGCAAGACCACCCTGCTCAACCTGGTCGGCGGCCTCGACACCCCGACCGGCGGCAGCGTCGCCCTCGACGGCACCGATCTGGCCGGCCTCGACGAGGACGGCCGCCTCGCGCTGCGCCGCGACCGGATCGGCTTCGTGTTCCAGTCCTTCGGCCTGATACCGGCCCTGACCGCCGCCGAGAACGTCGGGGTCCCGATGCGGTTGCGCAAGATACCGGCGAAGCAGCGCGAGGAACGGGCCCGCACCCTGCTCGCCCTCGTCGGCCTCTCCGAACACACCGAGCAGCGCCCCGGCGAACTCTCCGGCGGCCAGCAGCAGCGGGTCGCCGTCGCGCGGGCCCTCGCGAACGAGCCCGATCTGATCATCGCCGACGAGCCGACGGGCCAGCTCGACTCCGACACCGGCCGGCAGATCATGCGGCTGCTGCGAGCGGTGGTGCGCAGCGAGGGGGTCACGGCGCTGGTCGCCACGCACGACCCGGCGCTGATGGAACTGGCGGACCGGGTGGTGGAACTGCGCGACGGGCGCATCGTGGAGGCTTCGTCCCAGGACGCACCGGCTGCCGGGGAGCTGGCCGAGGCCCCGTAG